From Punica granatum isolate Tunisia-2019 chromosome 1, ASM765513v2, whole genome shotgun sequence:
ccattaattcaattttaaagtTGATCCGAGCTATGTTCACTCACCCTCAAAAGGAATCATGTCATTTTGGTTCATATGGTGGATAACAGGAGCATATGCAGCCATGTTCACTGGCAGAGCTGCAGAACTCTTGGAGGATGATTCTGCCAACTGCATCattcaaaattatattatcaGCAAAAGTAACATATTATATCTAGAGAAAAGCATGATCTTAGCATGATAATGCTGCCATCACAAATTGTATAtctgcattttatttttttggcttcTGTAGTTATGCTTCTCAATAAAGCATGTGATATACTATGTAATTGAAGTACCTGCCGTTATTACTTTCTCATTAAGCAAAAGTGACAGCAGGATGTTTGGGACAAAAAAAGGGGGgagataagaaaaaagaagactGCATGAAGTAAACAAATTGCATCACAATAGAAAAAGGAAGATCTTGCCACGTCTGGTAGTGACAGAAAAGCGGATTCTTAGAGATGTCTACCACCCATATAGTATAATAGCATTGAATCATTAGGATGAGTACGCACCTTCCTAATGTTTACTTTCTTCCCAGGTCGCTTCCTCTGAAACAATTGCATTAACAAATATTAATGTATTCAGTGATCAACATAAGTCAATAGATACAAGCGAAGCATAAAATAGATGCCATTATTACAACTTTTTTATTAAcaaaacaaggaaaaaaagcTTAGCTATTGCAGTCCTTTCAAATGGAAGCTTTTGATAAAGATTAAACATTTGGTCATTAAGAGACTAAACAATAAGAACTGACATAATCCTTAAGGGGATTGAATCATTCATATTTAGGGTATAACGGCACTATTCGGTTTCCTCATTTACTTTGTTCTTCTTAGAACCAATTCCTATCcatgtatatttattaaaataagtaTTTCCTGCAACAAATATGAAAAGATGACAAAACAGGAAGGCGTGATGCTCGATAAGgcctaaaaaattaattatgcagGTGCAAGCGAGAAGGCCAATGAATTCATAACCCCTAGTATCAGTTTCATCTGCTATCAAAGCACTCAGCCAGAAGATATGGAAGAAAGGGGGGCAAATAGCATGGGGCCTCATTGCTATGTCAATAATAACAATGGGTGAGATGAAACGGTACTTGAGAATCGAGATGAATTTTATGCCAAATGTTGTAGCTATAAATAAGAaccaattttaatatatatatatttttaaaagccCCAAGTAGTCACTGATAGGCAGAATGATCAGTGTATGAACTTACCGTCATCCATCTACACCTCAAGGCAACGTCACGGACTGTCTTATCTTGCAAAGTGGCTGCTATCTTTATATATCTCATAATACTTGGTTCATCAGCATATCTACAAtttaatgaaaggaaaatcagCCTATCAAATCAAATACATGAACTAGAGGGATTCTCAACATTGTATTACACTGTGCAAACATGAAATGagacatatatacacacgtgCACACAGgataaaaataaagagttcAAAACCATGTTGCACTTGAAATCCATAAGTAATGTAGCCTCCAACTGACTTGTTTTAGAATGTTCAGCAAAAAACACCATGAACTAAATCATAGAAGTAAAAGAGCATAAAGAGCCAATTTTTCTACATAACACGGTGGTCCAATCATAAGTACAGACACAATATTATGGAAGAAGCGTTCTCTGAGCATGAAAATTTAGGCTACGGTAAGTGCAAATTTCGAGTATATCTTATATAAAAAGGTGAATAATGATAACTTTACTTCCATAGGTATGAATCAGACAACTGACTCACTTGATGAGGCCTTCTTCCAGTTTGTACTGTTCAGTGATAGACCACTCTACTGCCAATCCCGTATCGTGCTTAAGACCTGGTTCTGAATCGAGGAGGGAACCTGAAGAGCTCCTTGCTTGGGCTAATCCCGGATTGTTAACAACAGGGGTAGAGTTCCCAGCAGTGAAAATGATACCAGGTGCACTGCTGACACCGTAGTAGCCATCCCCCATCATCGAGACCAATTCAGCAGGGGCAAAGACAGTGAGAGCGGTTGACCCAACTGAGAATATGAAAGTTGAGGACTATTTAGGACAAGGAGCACTTGCAGCACTAGATTGAAACAACAGGGAGTATCTCTGCCCTGCTTGGACGATCAGCCGACAATCGCAAATGGAATCCATTCACTAATTAGGCCGGAAATCTGTAAATTATCAAACCCTAAAATGGTAATTTGTACCTATTTCACTTCAACTGTGCCATAACAGAGTGGCTGCAGGAGCGACAGAAGTTACGCTGGAAATGAGAGATCcccaagagagagagacgtcGGAGCAGGAAGGGGCTTTAGATCATCTGCCACCGAGCAACAATGGTAGGAACCCCACAGGGAAACTTACGTGGATTGAGAGGACTAAAGACAAGAAAGACTGCGAAAGAACGGGgcagggtgtgaaacccaaacCCCAAGTTAACCCCAAACAGCAAATTTTTGtctcatatattttaaaattagtcaTAGAGCTTGTTGGTTGCAtaagataaaatgtaatattcttcttgttcttttttttttaaaaaaaaatttattttgctaattttattatatacatatgtgttataaatttaataatatttactaTCAATAACAGTGCCtatttgatatataaaaaGTAGAAAAATTACTCATATATCCTAATATTCACATGTTGTTTTAATTTTGTCCCATACGTCAATTTTTTTAGAGGTATTATAACATTAATGGTTTggtgtcaaatctatcccgtcgtaaaaattccgtcaatttttaacGGAAATGCTAACGTGATGCGTTAATTACTTGATGGTGCTGACATGAAGAGTGTGTGGATCCTAatacaaatgaaaaataacatTATTTATCCCaaccttttaatattttcttaattttatctcaagctttttatttttttctcaattttatctcaatcttttcataatttctcaaatttatcctaaCATGTTGGGATTATATTgagaaaatagtaaaagattgggataaaactgagaaactatcgaaatattgaaataaaattgagaaagtaTCAAAAGGTTATGATGAAACTGAGAAGCAACAAAAATGTTGGGatatatagtgtaatttttttccttatatcgGGACTCACACACTCCCCACATCAGCTCCGTCAAGCAATTGATGGGCCACGTCAGCTTTTCGTAAAAAATGGACGGAACTTTTACAGCGGGATGAATTTGAAATCAAATTATTAACGTTAGGATAcctcagaaaaaaaattgacgttGGGATAAAATTAAGATAACATGTAAATGTTGGGATACATGACGTTATTTTCCCTATAAAGAATTGATGTTCTTAGTCATTAAATATCCTCGAGGATTGCTTACAGAGTTGGAGGAAAATTCTTCCatatctatttataatatattaaagttAGCTCTTCGCGCTTGTGCTATGAGAGGCCTCCGTTCAATCTTTGAGGGATTGCCACGtcactttttttattatttctttggCTTCTGATTGATCGTCTTTTCATTCGCCttctgttaaaaaaattaattatttcttacTTTTAATAGAGAAACGAATGATTGCTTATGGCactaaaaaagaagaataaaaattcaataaatgcACTTTCTATTTGCTTTCAAAGAAAGAAATCATATTTggcaaaagaaagaaaggaatttTCTAACTTTTAATGTGGAATTTAACGTAAAAATGAATGGATGCATACGgcaagaatgaaaaaaaagaatcaatcaATGCATTGTCCATTGGCATGCCTTGATTAGCCATTTCACACACTCTTCTCTTCAGCTTTGCTCGAAAAGTCTATCTCCATCTCTTCTGGCATTTCGGAGCTTTACACTGCGTTTAGTTTataagtaatattttaaaatcagattttaaagGGTTGGTGtagatgaaaaaaaagaatcaatcaATGCATTGTCCATTGGCATGCGTTGATTAGCCATTTCACACACTTTTCTCTTCAGCTTTGCTCGAAGAGTCTATCTCCATCTCTCTCGGCATTTCGGATTTACACTGCatttggtttgtaagtaacattttaaaatcagattttgaagAGTTGATGtagagaatttattaattatgaagTTATATTGTAAtagagtggtataaatatttatgtatgAGGCATatcctttgactttatatgagttattttgttataaatatagataaattaaaataaaattttaaaatcttacctACAAAATAAACGAGCCATAAAGAATCTCCACCACATTCGGCTAGGgacaattttgcccctctctctctctctcgcctcCCTCTAGCATTTGACATTTGATTATTCAACAATTCCTTTCCCATCTACTTTTGCGAGACCTTAATGGTACCGTGTCCGACTTTTCTTTTCGTCTCCGCTTTTGTTGGCTAGAATGATAGTGTTCCAGTCCCATCTTGTGGGCATTGACCACTAGCTAGGCCTCGTTGCCACCTTCATCTCTACGTTTCCCGTTTGGCTTAATTTTTGTCTTGGTCCAGTTCTCCAGTGGTTACCAGCCTCATCACCAGGAAGAAGGACATTGTCAATGCCACCGCTGCTTCCGTCAAGGTGGTAAATGCATTTCCTCTTTGCCTTCCATTGATATGTCTTTGGCTCTTCTTTGTTGACGAGATTTCCTTTGATTATGGGTATTTTTTGGCTTTTCTTCGTTGGCGAGTAAGCTCCTAAGAAAtgcccatttttttttattattattggatTTAGAATTGTGaatatttcttgattttgttCCTCATTTTATAAGTATTCTTGATTGTTATACTCCTCTTGTTGGAAGATTCACGATTTCCTCACTCTTAAAAATCGAGTTTTTATCTATCTATTGTTCATTATGTCCAATAATTATCTACTGACAATCTGCAGAATTAGTTCTCCTAACTAAATTTCCGATGGAGTGATCAATTGGAAGATCGCAATCCATGCCTTCACCAGATGAGCCCCGCTCTTGGATGTGCTGATTTAATCATAGCTCACTGTGTTGTAGTTTGAACTCgaagaaaataaacaaatatcattttattatCCTTGAATATTTTGCTTGAATGTATATGCAAATTATGATCTCATTTGAAAAGATAATTATGCTATTTATagaataatttcataaaaaatagaTAACAAGCCTTCCCAATGTTCAATTACTTTGATGAACTTTTTCCATATTAAGATACACCGTTTTCAATATATgcgtatatttatatattcatgaTTTTCTTGGGGTGCTAATATTTATCACCATAAAAGGAACAAagaggaaaacaaaaaagaaaaatttgtgTGGAGGAATGCATTTTCCAATGGTTCGTTGATTGCTTCTACGCGGGAATTGAATTTCTTGCTCTTTAAAATGAGTTTTTATCTATATGTTGTTTATTATGTCCAATAATTCTCTGCATGCAACTAGAACTtttcacataagcatattggACTCATGAAATTCTTTCGTTTATGCCTCTCCGCTCGTGGTTAGCCATATGTTCAAATCTATAACAATATATGAAAGTCGGTAAATGCTTATGAGAAGTCGTTATTTGATTGTCTTCTTGACTTCTAGAAGTATTTAATTCTTTAGGATAGATTCCTTTATTTGTCCATTCTTTCTCCGTTCATAAGTAGACTACCTCCTTAAAGATgaaaaatttcttgaattgtttttaaattaaaaaaaatttataacttAAAAGATTTTTTGGTAGCTTAATATTTTTCGGTGAGATATGGGGCCATacccaataaaaaaatatttttatgtacCTGCACCTGGTTCAGTATTAAAAGCTAAGACAAATTATATTGCTTCTACATATGAATCATACTACCTTGCTACGGATTGTTGCTACACAACCACCTGTTCTTTCGGCTGGTCGGGGTGAAATATTTTGGAGGCCTAGTCCTCTGGGACTTTATACAGTAGCCTCAGCATATGCTCTTATTATTGATCAGCCTGGTCTGGGTTGGGATCCTTTGTGGAAAATTATATGGCGCTGAGAAGGTCCCCTTCGAATCCGCCACTTCCTTTGGCTTGCAGCCCATGGTTGTCTTTTAACCTAGAAATACTGGGTAAGATATCATCTTGCGGATTCTGCTCTTTGTATTCGATGTAATACGACTAGTGAATCAGTTCATATTTTACGTGATTTTCCTCTTGTTAAATTGATGTGGACGAAGCTGGTTGCTCAATCCTCAAATTcacctttcttttctcttattctccTTGAATGGCGCTTGTCCAACTTTCGACCTACGCTTTGTGCTGCTAACTCTGTGCTTTGGGCCATTATCTTTGGGGTGGGATATTGGTTATTGTGGAATTGGAGGATTAAAGAGTTGTTTCAAGAGGAATTTCATCAGCCATTTGATGAGGCATCTCGTATTGTGCATATTTCTCGAAATTTTACTTTGACAAGGAATGGTGAGGTTCGAGCTGATCCAATCAGCTTGAAGACATGGCAGTTTGTTAGCTGGACGTGGCCCCCCGTAGGCTGGTTCAAACTAAATTCGGATGGTGCTTCTCGGGGCAATTTGAGTCCAGCTGGGGCTCGTGGCCTTGTCTGGGATGATCGTGGCAATTAGGTTAGTGGTTTCATACATAATATCGGATATGCTTCATTGGTGTCGGCTGAACTTGAGGAGTCCTTTCAAATCTCAACCTTGCTCGGACGGAGGGATGCATGCACCTCATTCTTGAAGATAATTCTTTGTTGGTTTGTAA
This genomic window contains:
- the LOC116189015 gene encoding uncharacterized protein LOC116189015 isoform X1 — protein: MMGDGYYGVSSAPGIIFTAGNSTPVVNNPGLAQARSSSGSLLDSEPGLKHDTGLAVEWSITEQYKLEEGLIKYADEPSIMRYIKIAATLQDKTVRDVALRCRWMTRKRPGKKVNIRKLAESSSKSSAALPVNMAAYAPVIHHMNQNDMIPFEVSGTSGSANPRNLLEQNTQAFSRIRANLHLLKLQDNIDLFCCARNNIAAILNNMRNVPGIMSQMPPLPVSIDEDLANAILPYAARPMGFGSGGGIPLKQEPRC
- the LOC116189015 gene encoding uncharacterized protein LOC116189015 isoform X2, coding for MMGDGYYGVSSAPGIIFTAGNSTPVVNNPGLAQARSSSGSLLDSEPGLKHDTGLAVEWSITEQYKLEEGLIKYADEPSIMRYIKIAATLQDKTVRDVALRCRWMTRKRPGKKVNIRKLAESSSKSSAALPVNMAAYAPVIHHMNQNDMIPFEGTSGSANPRNLLEQNTQAFSRIRANLHLLKLQDNIDLFCCARNNIAAILNNMRNVPGIMSQMPPLPVSIDEDLANAILPYAARPMGFGSGGGIPLKQEPRC